A section of the Callithrix jacchus isolate 240 chromosome 14, calJac240_pri, whole genome shotgun sequence genome encodes:
- the C14H2orf68 gene encoding UPF0561 protein C2orf68 homolog isoform X4, with amino-acid sequence METGPHPRPGHCCKPGGRLDMNHGFVHHIRRNQIARDDYDKKVKQAAKEKVRRRHTPAPTRPRKPDLQVYLPRHRDVSAHPRNPDYEESSESSSSGGSELEPSGHQLFCLEYEADSGDVTSVIVYQGDDPGRVSEEVSARTPLDPPMREALKLRIQEEIAKRQSRH; translated from the exons ATGGAGACTGGGCCGCATCCCCGGCCCGGGCACTGCTGCAAGCCTGGCGGGCGGCTGGACATGAACCACGGCTTCGTGCACCATATCCGACGGAACCAGATCGCCCG GGACGACTACGACAAAAAGGTGAAGCAGGCGGCCAAGGAGAAGGTGAGGAGGCGGCACACGCCCGCGCCGACGCGGCCCCGCAAGCCAGACCTGCAGGTGTACCTGCCGCGACACCGAG ATGTCTCTGCCCACCCACGCAACCCAGACTATGAAGAATCCAGTGAAAGCAGCAGTAGTGGAGGCTCCGAGCTAGAGCCTTCTGGCCATCAGCTCTTCTGCTTAGAGTACGAGGCAGACAGTGGAGATGTCACATCAGTTATCGTGTATCAG GGCGATGACCCGGGAAGGGTGAGTGAGGAGGTGTCAGCACGCACGCCTCTGGATCCACCCATGCGAGAAGCCCTCAAGTTGCGTATCCAGGAGGAGATTGCAAAGCGCCAGAGCCGACACTGA
- the C14H2orf68 gene encoding UPF0561 protein C2orf68 homolog isoform X1, protein METGPHPRPGHCCKPGGRLDMNHGFVHHIRRNQIARYRPALRRFATLGLAGPGPTAPDSRSAPRRDDYDKKVKQAAKEKVRRRHTPAPTRPRKPDLQVYLPRHRGLFARQMCIVYLPCDGTVLASEKGCKDVSAHPRNPDYEESSESSSSGGSELEPSGHQLFCLEYEADSGDVTSVIVYQGDDPGRVSEEVSARTPLDPPMREALKLRIQEEIAKRQSRH, encoded by the exons ATGGAGACTGGGCCGCATCCCCGGCCCGGGCACTGCTGCAAGCCTGGCGGGCGGCTGGACATGAACCACGGCTTCGTGCACCATATCCGACGGAACCAGATCGCCCGGTACCGCCCCGCCCTGCGCCGCTTCGCCACTCTTGGCCTGGCCGGGCCCGGCCCGACAGCCCCTGACTCCCGCTCGGCTCCCCGCAGGGACGACTACGACAAAAAGGTGAAGCAGGCGGCCAAGGAGAAGGTGAGGAGGCGGCACACGCCCGCGCCGACGCGGCCCCGCAAGCCAGACCTGCAGGTGTACCTGCCGCGACACCGAG GACTTTTTGCTAGACAAATGTGCATTGTGTACCTACCGTGTGACGGGACTGTGCTCGCCTCAGAAAAGGGATGCAAAG ATGTCTCTGCCCACCCACGCAACCCAGACTATGAAGAATCCAGTGAAAGCAGCAGTAGTGGAGGCTCCGAGCTAGAGCCTTCTGGCCATCAGCTCTTCTGCTTAGAGTACGAGGCAGACAGTGGAGATGTCACATCAGTTATCGTGTATCAG GGCGATGACCCGGGAAGGGTGAGTGAGGAGGTGTCAGCACGCACGCCTCTGGATCCACCCATGCGAGAAGCCCTCAAGTTGCGTATCCAGGAGGAGATTGCAAAGCGCCAGAGCCGACACTGA
- the C14H2orf68 gene encoding UPF0561 protein C2orf68 homolog isoform X3, giving the protein METGPHPRPGHCCKPGGRLDMNHGFVHHIRRNQIARDDYDKKVKQAAKEKVRRRHTPAPTRPRKPDLQVYLPRHRGLFARQMCIVYLPCDGTVLASEKGCKDVSAHPRNPDYEESSESSSSGGSELEPSGHQLFCLEYEADSGDVTSVIVYQGDDPGRVSEEVSARTPLDPPMREALKLRIQEEIAKRQSRH; this is encoded by the exons ATGGAGACTGGGCCGCATCCCCGGCCCGGGCACTGCTGCAAGCCTGGCGGGCGGCTGGACATGAACCACGGCTTCGTGCACCATATCCGACGGAACCAGATCGCCCG GGACGACTACGACAAAAAGGTGAAGCAGGCGGCCAAGGAGAAGGTGAGGAGGCGGCACACGCCCGCGCCGACGCGGCCCCGCAAGCCAGACCTGCAGGTGTACCTGCCGCGACACCGAG GACTTTTTGCTAGACAAATGTGCATTGTGTACCTACCGTGTGACGGGACTGTGCTCGCCTCAGAAAAGGGATGCAAAG ATGTCTCTGCCCACCCACGCAACCCAGACTATGAAGAATCCAGTGAAAGCAGCAGTAGTGGAGGCTCCGAGCTAGAGCCTTCTGGCCATCAGCTCTTCTGCTTAGAGTACGAGGCAGACAGTGGAGATGTCACATCAGTTATCGTGTATCAG GGCGATGACCCGGGAAGGGTGAGTGAGGAGGTGTCAGCACGCACGCCTCTGGATCCACCCATGCGAGAAGCCCTCAAGTTGCGTATCCAGGAGGAGATTGCAAAGCGCCAGAGCCGACACTGA
- the C14H2orf68 gene encoding UPF0561 protein C2orf68 homolog isoform X5: METGPHPRPGHCCKPGGRLDMNHGFVHHIRRNQIARYRPALRRFATLGLAGPGPTAPDSRSAPRRDDYDKKVKQAAKEKVRRRHTPAPTRPRKPDLQVYLPRHRGSAHLVSFRNFHLNAPKSPLSDSPQELGRLISPQVRKQAQRG, from the exons ATGGAGACTGGGCCGCATCCCCGGCCCGGGCACTGCTGCAAGCCTGGCGGGCGGCTGGACATGAACCACGGCTTCGTGCACCATATCCGACGGAACCAGATCGCCCGGTACCGCCCCGCCCTGCGCCGCTTCGCCACTCTTGGCCTGGCCGGGCCCGGCCCGACAGCCCCTGACTCCCGCTCGGCTCCCCGCAGGGACGACTACGACAAAAAGGTGAAGCAGGCGGCCAAGGAGAAGGTGAGGAGGCGGCACACGCCCGCGCCGACGCGGCCCCGCAAGCCAGACCTGCAGGTGTACCTGCCGCGACACCGAG GTTCAGCTCACCTCGTCTCTTTCCGGAACTTCCACCTCAACGCTCCCAAATCTCCGCTGAGTGATTCTCCCCAAGAACTGGGACGACTCATAAGCCCCCA AGTCAGGAaacaagcacagagaggttaa
- the C14H2orf68 gene encoding UPF0561 protein C2orf68 homolog isoform X2 encodes METGPHPRPGHCCKPGGRLDMNHGFVHHIRRNQIARYRPALRRFATLGLAGPGPTAPDSRSAPRRDDYDKKVKQAAKEKVRRRHTPAPTRPRKPDLQVYLPRHRDVSAHPRNPDYEESSESSSSGGSELEPSGHQLFCLEYEADSGDVTSVIVYQGDDPGRVSEEVSARTPLDPPMREALKLRIQEEIAKRQSRH; translated from the exons ATGGAGACTGGGCCGCATCCCCGGCCCGGGCACTGCTGCAAGCCTGGCGGGCGGCTGGACATGAACCACGGCTTCGTGCACCATATCCGACGGAACCAGATCGCCCGGTACCGCCCCGCCCTGCGCCGCTTCGCCACTCTTGGCCTGGCCGGGCCCGGCCCGACAGCCCCTGACTCCCGCTCGGCTCCCCGCAGGGACGACTACGACAAAAAGGTGAAGCAGGCGGCCAAGGAGAAGGTGAGGAGGCGGCACACGCCCGCGCCGACGCGGCCCCGCAAGCCAGACCTGCAGGTGTACCTGCCGCGACACCGAG ATGTCTCTGCCCACCCACGCAACCCAGACTATGAAGAATCCAGTGAAAGCAGCAGTAGTGGAGGCTCCGAGCTAGAGCCTTCTGGCCATCAGCTCTTCTGCTTAGAGTACGAGGCAGACAGTGGAGATGTCACATCAGTTATCGTGTATCAG GGCGATGACCCGGGAAGGGTGAGTGAGGAGGTGTCAGCACGCACGCCTCTGGATCCACCCATGCGAGAAGCCCTCAAGTTGCGTATCCAGGAGGAGATTGCAAAGCGCCAGAGCCGACACTGA
- the C14H2orf68 gene encoding UPF0561 protein C2orf68 homolog isoform X6, with protein sequence METGPHPRPGHCCKPGGRLDMNHGFVHHIRRNQIARYRPALRRFATLGLAGPGPTAPDSRSAPRRDDYDKKVKQAAKEKVRRRHTPAPTRPRKPDLQVYLPRHRGSAHLVSFRNFHLNAPKSPLSDSPQELGRLISPQTFC encoded by the exons ATGGAGACTGGGCCGCATCCCCGGCCCGGGCACTGCTGCAAGCCTGGCGGGCGGCTGGACATGAACCACGGCTTCGTGCACCATATCCGACGGAACCAGATCGCCCGGTACCGCCCCGCCCTGCGCCGCTTCGCCACTCTTGGCCTGGCCGGGCCCGGCCCGACAGCCCCTGACTCCCGCTCGGCTCCCCGCAGGGACGACTACGACAAAAAGGTGAAGCAGGCGGCCAAGGAGAAGGTGAGGAGGCGGCACACGCCCGCGCCGACGCGGCCCCGCAAGCCAGACCTGCAGGTGTACCTGCCGCGACACCGAG GTTCAGCTCACCTCGTCTCTTTCCGGAACTTCCACCTCAACGCTCCCAAATCTCCGCTGAGTGATTCTCCCCAAGAACTGGGACGACTCATAAGCCCCCA GACTTTTTGCTAG